In Phyllopteryx taeniolatus isolate TA_2022b chromosome 8, UOR_Ptae_1.2, whole genome shotgun sequence, one genomic interval encodes:
- the yif1b gene encoding protein YIF1B isoform X3 has product MLSDPMSNLAMAYGSSLASQGKEMMDKSLDRFIPISKLKYYFAVDTVYVGKKLGLLVFPYMHENWEVSYQQDTPVAPRFDLNAPDLYIPAMGFITYVLVAGLALGTQNRFSPELLGVQASSALVWLIMEVLAVLLSLYLVTVNTDLTTIDLLAFSGYKYVGMIVGVVAGLIFGRPAYYLSLLWCCAAIFVFMTLGPYFQTRTLRLKLLSEAAAEGRLVRGARNQLRMYLTMSIAAAQPVFMFWLTYHLIR; this is encoded by the exons ATGCTGTCAGACCCCATGTCAAACCTCGCCATGGCTTATGGCAGCTCACTGGCATCTCAAGGGAAAGAAATGATGGACAAAAGT CTGGACAGATTCATCCCCATTTCCAAGCTGAAATACTACTTTGCAGTGGACACGGTGTACGTTGGAAAGAAGTTGGGTCTTCTAGTTTTCCCCTACATGCATGAG AATTGGGAGGTGAGCTACCAGCAGGACACTCCTGTGGCGCCGCGCTTTGACCTCAACGCTCCCGATCTCTACATCCCCGCTATGGGCTTCATCACGTACGTGCTGGTGGCTGGGCTGGCCCTGGGCACACAGAACAG GTTTTCCCCCGAGCTGCTGGGAGTTCAGGCCAGCTCGGCGCTGGTGTGGCTCATCATGGAAGTCTTGGCAGTCCTCCTGTCACTTTACCTCGTGACCGTTAACACCGACCTCACAACCATCGACCTGCTGGCCTTCTCTGGATACAAATATGTCGG GATGATCGTTGGTGTAGTCGCAGGACTGATTTTTGGGAGACCAGCCTATTATCTGTCGTTGCTGTGGTGCTGTGCTGCCATCTTTGTATTTATG ACGCTTGGGCCGTATTTTCAGACCCGCACTCTGCGTCTGAAGCTTCTGTCCGAAGCGGCGGCGGAGGGGAGGCTAGTGAGAGGAGCCAGGAACCAGCTGAGGATGTACCTCACTATGTCTATAGCGGCGGCCCAGCCCGTTTTCATGTTCTGGCTCACCTATCACCTGATCAGATAa